Part of the Kitasatospora sp. NBC_01266 genome, GCGGGAGCACATCGAGGAGCCGGCTGCGCAGGACGTCCAACTCCTCGTTGATGACGGTCTGGACCACCGGGTCGCCGGCCAGCACGCGGTTCGCCGCGAGGACGGTATGGCGGTTGGCGATGAAGTAGTCGAGGTGCACGTCGAGGCCGGCCGTGAGCTGTTCCCACACGTCACCGGCCGCCGGATTCAGCGGGACCTGCTCCAACAGCCGGTCGGCGGCCTGCTGGTAGAGGGCGGCGAAGAGTTGGCGCTTGCCGGGGAAGTAGCGGTAGAGCAGCGCGCGGGAGACGCCGGCCTGCTCGGCGATGTCCTCCATCAG contains:
- a CDS encoding TetR/AcrR family transcriptional regulator; the protein is MSPRQRLSPAERRAQLLAVGAQFFAAHPYDDVLMEDIAEQAGVSRALLYRYFPGKRQLFAALYQQAADRLLEQVPLNPAAGDVWEQLTAGLDVHLDYFIANRHTVLAANRVLAGDPVVQTVINEELDVLRSRLLDVLPLPLADEAVRAAVSAVLKSWLVFVRVLCVDWLSTETCTRTELRDTCVGALLGALRPLLAADSAAGWPS